One stretch of Corallococcus soli DNA includes these proteins:
- a CDS encoding NAD(P)-dependent alcohol dehydrogenase, whose protein sequence is MPTTQAYAASAAKAALGPFTLERREPRAQDVLIDIQYCGVCHSDIHQARDEWGGALFPMVPGHEIVGKVSQVGGAVTAFKVGDSVGVGCFVDSCRECPSCLEGEEQYCERGCVNTYNGREHDGAPTYGGYSRSITVDAKYVLRIPEGIPLERAAPLLCAGITTYSPLRHYGLKAGDKLAVVGLGGLGHMGVKLGKAMGAEVTVLSTSPSKRDDALSLGAAHFAATSDKKTFKALANQFDFILDTVSAPHDYNAYLGLLKRDGTMILVGAPEAPSPLASFPLIMKRRKLGGSLIGGIRETQEMLDFCAKHQVASDVEVIPIQKINEAYERMLKGDVRYRFVIDTTSLDSK, encoded by the coding sequence TTGCCGACCACCCAAGCCTATGCCGCGTCCGCCGCGAAAGCCGCGCTCGGCCCCTTCACCCTGGAGCGCCGCGAGCCGCGTGCCCAGGACGTGCTCATCGACATCCAGTACTGCGGGGTGTGCCACTCCGACATCCACCAGGCCCGCGACGAGTGGGGCGGCGCCCTCTTCCCCATGGTGCCGGGACACGAAATCGTCGGGAAGGTGTCCCAGGTCGGCGGCGCCGTCACCGCCTTCAAGGTCGGGGACTCCGTGGGCGTGGGCTGCTTCGTGGACTCGTGCCGCGAGTGCCCGTCCTGCCTGGAGGGCGAGGAGCAGTACTGCGAGCGCGGCTGCGTGAACACCTACAATGGCCGCGAGCATGACGGCGCGCCCACCTACGGCGGCTACTCCCGCAGCATCACCGTGGACGCGAAGTACGTCCTGCGCATCCCGGAGGGCATCCCCCTGGAGCGCGCCGCGCCGCTGCTGTGCGCGGGCATCACCACGTACTCCCCCCTGCGCCACTATGGCCTGAAGGCCGGTGACAAGCTGGCCGTCGTGGGCCTGGGCGGCCTGGGCCACATGGGCGTGAAGCTGGGCAAGGCGATGGGCGCCGAGGTGACGGTGCTCAGCACCTCCCCCTCCAAGCGCGATGACGCCCTCTCCCTGGGCGCGGCGCACTTCGCCGCCACGTCGGACAAGAAGACCTTCAAGGCGCTGGCGAACCAGTTCGACTTCATCCTCGACACCGTCTCCGCGCCGCACGACTACAACGCATACCTGGGCCTGCTGAAGCGGGACGGCACGATGATCCTCGTGGGCGCCCCGGAGGCCCCCTCGCCGCTGGCCTCCTTCCCGCTCATCATGAAGCGGCGCAAGCTGGGCGGCTCGCTCATCGGCGGCATCCGCGAGACGCAGGAGATGCTCGACTTCTGCGCGAAGCACCAGGTCGCCTCCGACGTGGAGGTCATCCCCATCCAGAAGATCAACGAAGCCTACGAGCGCATGCTCAAGGGCGACGTGCGCTACCGCTTCGTCATCGACACGACGAGCCTGGATTCAAAGTAG
- a CDS encoding DUF1579 domain-containing protein produces MSQDRLQQSQAPGGPHHLLARCVGDWEGTARTWFEPDKLGDESPISGSIRSVLGGRFVVHEYASSLGGKPLSGIATLGHHLDGRQFTMSWVDTFHVGSDIMTLLGDAGVSDRFSVLGSYFTGEQSPRWGWRVDIEQPSSDSLVITHFNVPPGEAAQKAIEIQYRRRG; encoded by the coding sequence ATGAGCCAGGATCGTCTCCAGCAGTCGCAGGCCCCCGGTGGTCCCCATCACCTCCTCGCCCGGTGTGTCGGAGATTGGGAGGGCACGGCGCGAACGTGGTTCGAACCGGACAAACTGGGAGATGAGTCCCCCATCTCCGGGAGCATCCGGTCCGTGCTCGGCGGCCGGTTCGTGGTGCACGAGTACGCGTCTTCGCTGGGCGGCAAGCCGCTGTCGGGCATCGCCACCCTGGGTCACCACCTGGACGGTCGGCAGTTCACCATGTCGTGGGTGGACACCTTCCACGTGGGCTCCGACATCATGACCCTGCTGGGGGACGCCGGGGTCAGCGACCGGTTCTCGGTGCTCGGCAGCTACTTCACGGGGGAGCAGTCACCCCGCTGGGGCTGGCGCGTGGACATCGAGCAGCCCTCGTCCGACTCGCTCGTCATCACGCACTTCAACGTGCCCCCCGGTGAGGCGGCGCAGAAGGCCATTGAAATCCAGTACCGACGGCGCGGTTGA
- a CDS encoding class I SAM-dependent methyltransferase: MSQSQDDRQRWNDRYRQSPVPREPSDFLRSLADRLPTTGRALDLAGGQGHDARWLAKRGLDVTLVDVSDVALEQAGALARADGLDLGLLRLDLEVDPLPPGPFDLVVCLNYLWRPLFAALPAVLAPGGLFVYAQPTRSNLQRHPHPSARFLLEDGELPTLLQDLQSLSLTEGWTDGGRHEARVLARKPLR; this comes from the coding sequence GTGTCCCAGTCCCAGGACGACCGTCAGCGCTGGAACGACCGCTACCGGCAGTCCCCCGTCCCAAGGGAGCCGTCGGACTTCCTGCGCTCGCTCGCGGACCGGCTGCCCACCACGGGCCGTGCGCTCGACCTGGCTGGGGGACAGGGACACGACGCGCGCTGGCTCGCGAAGCGCGGGCTGGACGTGACGCTGGTGGACGTCTCCGACGTGGCCCTGGAACAGGCGGGGGCGCTCGCGCGGGCCGACGGACTGGACCTGGGGCTCCTGCGCCTGGACCTGGAGGTGGACCCGCTGCCGCCGGGCCCGTTCGACCTGGTCGTGTGCCTGAACTACCTCTGGCGGCCCCTCTTCGCCGCGCTCCCGGCGGTGCTCGCGCCGGGTGGGTTGTTCGTCTACGCGCAGCCCACCCGGAGCAACCTGCAACGCCATCCACACCCGTCCGCGCGGTTCCTCCTGGAGGACGGCGAGCTGCCCACCCTCCTCCAGGACCTCCAATCCCTCTCACTCACCGAGGGCTGGACGGACGGCGGCCGGCACGAGGCGCGGGTCCTCGCGCGCAAGCCCCTTCGATGA
- a CDS encoding isocitrate lyase/PEP mutase family protein yields MTDATAKTFRALHQGPDLLLLPNVWDAGSAKLFESLGARAIATTSAGLAWALGHPDGNALPMDALIATAQAITAVIRVPLTVDAEGGYSDDPATVGENVARLLSAGVVGINLEDGGGPPELLAAKIERAKQAGARAGVDVFVNARTDVFLRGLVPAERRVEETLARAARYQQAGADGLFVPGATDADDLQALTRGTPLPVNIMAKPNLPSAPELQRLGVRRLSAGSAIAQALWGRAGALASAFLRDGHSAALFEEAASYPSLNNLMTRR; encoded by the coding sequence ATGACCGACGCCACCGCCAAGACGTTCCGCGCGCTGCACCAGGGCCCCGACCTGCTCCTCCTGCCGAACGTCTGGGATGCCGGCAGCGCGAAACTGTTCGAGAGCCTGGGCGCCCGCGCCATCGCCACCACCAGCGCGGGCCTTGCCTGGGCGCTCGGCCATCCGGATGGCAATGCGCTGCCCATGGACGCGCTCATCGCCACGGCCCAGGCCATCACCGCGGTCATCCGCGTGCCCCTCACGGTGGATGCGGAGGGCGGCTACTCCGACGACCCGGCCACCGTGGGTGAGAACGTGGCGCGGCTGCTGTCCGCGGGCGTCGTGGGCATCAACCTGGAGGATGGCGGCGGCCCTCCGGAGCTGCTCGCGGCGAAGATTGAACGCGCGAAGCAGGCCGGCGCGCGGGCGGGCGTGGACGTCTTCGTCAACGCGCGCACGGACGTCTTCCTGCGCGGGCTCGTCCCCGCCGAGCGCCGCGTGGAGGAGACCCTGGCCCGCGCCGCCCGCTACCAGCAGGCCGGCGCGGACGGCCTCTTCGTCCCCGGCGCCACGGACGCGGACGACCTCCAGGCCCTCACGCGCGGCACGCCGCTGCCCGTGAACATCATGGCAAAACCCAACCTCCCCAGCGCCCCGGAGCTGCAACGGTTGGGCGTGCGGCGCCTCAGCGCCGGCTCCGCCATCGCGCAGGCCCTCTGGGGACGCGCGGGCGCGCTCGCCTCCGCCTTCCTGCGTGATGGACACTCCGCCGCGCTGTTCGAGGAGGCCGCCAGCTACCCGTCCCTCAACAACCTGATGACCCGCCGTTGA
- the ogt gene encoding methylated-DNA--[protein]-cysteine S-methyltransferase — translation MPPRQRFFIDATPTPAGPMLLVCDEAGRLRALDWEGYEARMHRLLRLHYGEGGCVLEPARDPSGRTSALQAYLRGDVSAIEALPVETAGTPFQREVWRALREIPAGTTTTYARLAERIGRPTAVRAVGAANGANPVGIVVPCHRVVGANASLTGYAGGIERKRWLIDHERTHAPRA, via the coding sequence ATGCCGCCGCGCCAGCGCTTCTTCATTGATGCCACACCCACCCCGGCCGGGCCCATGCTCCTCGTCTGCGACGAGGCCGGCCGGCTGCGCGCCCTGGACTGGGAGGGCTACGAGGCCCGCATGCACCGGCTGCTGCGCCTGCACTACGGCGAGGGCGGCTGCGTCCTGGAACCCGCGCGCGACCCGTCCGGCCGCACCTCCGCGCTCCAGGCCTACCTGCGTGGGGACGTCAGCGCCATCGAAGCCCTGCCCGTGGAGACCGCCGGCACCCCGTTCCAGCGCGAGGTCTGGCGCGCCCTGCGCGAAATCCCCGCCGGCACCACCACCACCTACGCCCGGCTCGCCGAGCGCATTGGCCGGCCCACGGCGGTGCGGGCCGTGGGCGCGGCCAATGGCGCCAACCCCGTGGGCATCGTCGTGCCGTGTCACCGCGTCGTGGGTGCCAATGCCTCCCTGACAGGCTATGCCGGGGGCATCGAGCGCAAACGCTGGCTGATCGACCACGAACGCACCCACGCGCCCAGAGCCTGA
- a CDS encoding AlkA N-terminal domain-containing protein, with amino-acid sequence MNGLDPASCYRALTTRDARFDGRFFTAVRTTRIYCRPVCPARAPRFENCAFYPSAAAAQEAGFRPCLRCRPETSPTLAPWRGTSVTVSRALVLIADGLLDADDGNVEALAARLGVGERQLRRLFQQHLGASPIAVAQTRRVLFARQLLHETHLSMAEVALASGFGSVRRFNAVFQALYQRPPGALRRARSPVAPAASAVPVVTLFIPYRPPYDWGSMVAHLEARALTGMELVEPGRYLRTVLHPLGRGSVEIAPAKRLDGLRATLRVSDVRMLPPVIARLRRVFDVGADVDAIHVHLSQDALLAPLIAARPGLRAPGGWDGFELAVRAILGQQVTVSAARGLGNRLLATFGEPLDPESTGDARLLRAFPLPHVVAAADLTCLGMPAARARTLSSLAAATVADPALFQPGPSLADTVARFTRLPGIGEWTAQYIALRAVRETDAFPASDVALLRAATAPGGPRPTPEALLQHAEAWSPWRAYAAQHLWAADAARPRPPSSRGTHAAAPALLH; translated from the coding sequence ATGAACGGCCTGGACCCCGCCTCCTGCTACCGCGCGCTGACGACGCGGGACGCCCGCTTCGACGGGCGCTTCTTCACGGCGGTGAGGACGACGCGCATCTACTGCCGCCCCGTCTGCCCGGCCCGCGCGCCCCGCTTCGAGAACTGCGCCTTCTATCCCTCCGCCGCCGCGGCCCAGGAGGCCGGCTTCCGCCCGTGCCTGCGCTGCCGGCCGGAGACCTCCCCCACCCTCGCTCCCTGGCGCGGCACCTCCGTCACCGTCTCCCGCGCCCTGGTCCTCATCGCCGACGGGCTGCTCGACGCCGATGACGGGAACGTCGAGGCCCTGGCGGCCCGGCTGGGCGTCGGCGAGCGCCAGCTGCGGCGCCTGTTCCAGCAACACCTGGGGGCATCCCCCATCGCCGTGGCGCAGACGCGCCGCGTCCTCTTCGCCCGCCAGCTCCTCCACGAAACGCACCTGTCCATGGCCGAGGTCGCCCTGGCCTCCGGCTTCGGCAGCGTCCGGCGCTTCAACGCCGTCTTCCAGGCCCTCTACCAGCGTCCCCCTGGGGCCCTGCGCCGCGCCCGCTCGCCCGTCGCTCCCGCTGCGTCCGCGGTGCCCGTCGTCACCCTCTTCATCCCCTACCGGCCGCCCTATGACTGGGGCTCGATGGTGGCCCACCTGGAGGCTCGCGCGCTCACCGGCATGGAGCTCGTCGAGCCCGGCCGCTACCTGCGCACCGTGCTCCATCCCCTGGGGCGTGGCTCCGTGGAGATCGCCCCCGCGAAGAGGCTCGACGGCCTGCGCGCCACCCTGCGCGTCAGCGACGTGCGGATGCTGCCCCCCGTCATCGCGCGGCTCCGGCGCGTCTTCGACGTCGGCGCGGACGTGGACGCCATCCACGTTCACCTGTCACAAGACGCGCTGCTCGCGCCGCTCATCGCCGCCCGTCCCGGCCTGCGCGCCCCGGGAGGCTGGGACGGCTTCGAGTTGGCGGTGCGCGCCATCCTGGGCCAGCAGGTGACGGTCAGCGCCGCCAGGGGCCTGGGCAACCGGCTCCTCGCGACCTTCGGCGAGCCGCTGGACCCGGAGTCCACCGGGGACGCCCGCCTCCTGCGCGCCTTTCCCCTGCCCCACGTCGTCGCCGCCGCGGACCTCACCTGCCTGGGCATGCCCGCCGCACGGGCCCGCACCCTCTCCAGCCTCGCGGCCGCCACCGTGGCCGACCCCGCCCTGTTCCAGCCCGGCCCCTCGCTGGCGGACACCGTCGCCCGCTTCACGCGCCTGCCCGGCATCGGCGAGTGGACCGCCCAGTACATCGCCCTGCGCGCCGTCCGTGAGACGGATGCCTTTCCCGCCTCCGACGTCGCCCTCCTGCGCGCCGCGACGGCTCCCGGCGGTCCGCGCCCCACCCCGGAAGCCCTGCTCCAGCACGCCGAGGCCTGGAGCCCCTGGCGCGCCTATGCCGCCCAACACCTCTGGGCCGCCGATGCCGCGCGGCCCCGCCCCCCTTCCTCGCGAGGAACCCATGCCGCCGCGCCAGCGCTTCTTCATTGA
- a CDS encoding ACP S-malonyltransferase, producing MNDVSGWIFPGQGSQRVGMGQQQLERSSAARRVFEEASEAVGMDLTRLCLEGPLERLTATENAQPAIVTCSVACLAMLEEQGLQPAAVAGHSVGEFSALVAARSLTLAAAVRAVRKRGELMAQVTEPGGMLAVMGLDAPRVQELCEAVKRDDVLVVALHNSPGQFVLSGSPAALERFQQRAIPAGASECVRLHVSQAFHSPLMGRMLEEWRAVVASIPLRMPRCPVILNTTAQAVKTLVCIRRSMVDQLVAPVLWMQCVQALVGLGITQVLEVGDSKVVSSLARRTEPSLRTATAQILS from the coding sequence ATGAACGACGTGTCAGGGTGGATCTTCCCAGGGCAGGGCTCCCAACGGGTCGGCATGGGCCAGCAGCAACTGGAGCGCTCCAGCGCGGCCCGGCGGGTGTTCGAAGAGGCCTCCGAAGCCGTGGGAATGGATCTCACCCGCCTGTGCCTGGAGGGGCCGCTGGAAAGGCTCACAGCCACGGAGAATGCCCAGCCAGCCATTGTCACATGCAGTGTCGCATGTCTGGCGATGCTGGAGGAGCAGGGGCTCCAACCCGCGGCGGTCGCAGGGCACAGCGTGGGGGAGTTTTCGGCCCTGGTGGCGGCCCGAAGCCTGACGCTCGCGGCGGCGGTCCGGGCGGTCCGCAAGCGCGGAGAGCTGATGGCCCAGGTCACGGAGCCCGGAGGCATGCTCGCGGTCATGGGGCTGGATGCGCCGCGCGTCCAGGAGCTCTGTGAGGCGGTGAAGCGGGACGACGTGCTCGTGGTGGCCCTGCACAACAGCCCGGGCCAGTTCGTCCTGTCGGGGAGCCCCGCGGCCCTGGAGCGCTTCCAGCAGCGCGCCATCCCCGCGGGCGCCAGCGAGTGTGTGCGGCTCCACGTCAGCCAGGCGTTCCATTCGCCGCTCATGGGTCGGATGCTGGAAGAGTGGCGGGCGGTGGTGGCCAGCATCCCGCTTCGCATGCCCCGGTGTCCGGTGATCCTCAACACCACGGCCCAGGCCGTGAAGACGCTGGTCTGCATCCGCCGGTCCATGGTGGATCAGCTCGTCGCCCCGGTCCTCTGGATGCAGTGTGTCCAGGCGCTCGTGGGTCTGGGAATCACCCAGGTGCTCGAGGTGGGCGACAGCAAGGTCGTCTCCTCCCTGGCGAGGCGTACGGAGCCCTCCCTGCGGACCGCCACGGCGCAGATCCTCTCGTGA
- a CDS encoding type I polyketide synthase yields the protein MPDTRFRPIAIVGLGNVFPKATGVEAFWGQLLDGRTAIRDLGDTQALPGWYYDADPAAADRTYCKHAALLEDLNLDYRKYRIPPKTFQDMHRTQLAFLEATSQALEDSKALMAGIAPERVSFVLGSLGGGLRPDTRVRTRLLDMERSLSESQSLTALGPGVAAEVRASVVQQLEAEMAGLTEDEAIASFSSVWVGRAAKLFNLRGPHTTVDAGYASSLAAIQTASHQLNSGDCDVALAGGCSQLLTPHDLVAFSKLGGLAVSSLTPFDHRANGTLLGEGVGIFVLRRLDDAVAAGERIHAVIRGVGAASDGKGKTLLAPNTRGQVLAMRRAYEQAGYGPEDVQYVECHATGTALGDLTELASLKEVFGRQQAAGSVMLGGVKELTGHLQAAAGAAGLMKATLALSHRFLPPQHSFQAPARGIEFEGTPFYISTQGKPWPAVSSGPRRAGVSAFSFGGISYHLTLEEHAPEYHAALARTLPASESAEPIAIVGLGGLFPDAPNPEALWRNLVDKRCAIAGIPPERAPIARYLDPTRKSKVRPYTDLAGSIVDGTWPQERIRVPPKVSSQIDRGHSWCMKAALQALDDAGYTPGAVDPRRVGVVMGYLPPLEREFQTQARVYYAEFDGRLAAHLRKRGLDEATVARIRAETEARYKSELPPITEDTLLGYLGSLSSSRIAHHLDFQGPALMVESACASSLVAVDVAMHQLRTGACDMMLAGGMYASLGVDALSQCCSFGGLSQTGSFPFDARADGYISSEGASLLVLKRLSDARAAGDRIYAVIRAVAGATDPKNASIWAPGVEGQVQAVRRAVEKAGVSASDIQYVEGHGTGTPVGDPIEVETYQTVYGEAARGAKIFLGSIKSNIGHLNSGAGAAALTKVALALHRKQIPPNLGFERPNPRIPWDRIPFQVPTEVAAWDVPVNGVRRAGVSSFGLGGTSFHAIVEECPLDAVPRAPRVTTVEEPERPPFLHLCGASATDILQQVDGLLLKLEREPLADVRRPLGRTEAPCRFAMTLPKGQPASKALERARRLLAGTGAPSLPEQGIFFYDTRDPRQLHAGKVAVVFPGQGPQYVNMLRELAAQYPVVSRTLAEADAAFESIAGRRLSDTFWAPPGTEGTHRQDDDTAHAAVFLANVALFRLIRSWGIRVDVLLGQSAGEYASLVASGMLSFEQALGAIYQRTLTVTRLPMASPGLMASISGDFDRLEGVLREAPGYATVAARNAPGQGIVAGETPAVEYVLRWCAANGFEARALPVSHAYHTQLIAKAVPPFRAELERLTWNASQLPVLSSVHGRYYPSQVQPRFMARHLALQYVLPLQFSQHVQQLHDDGVRIFIESGPKWSLTAFIQATLKGRPYMAQASTHPKTGETEQFHRLLAFSHVHHLLSGEVATHGA from the coding sequence ATGCCGGACACGCGTTTCAGGCCGATTGCCATTGTGGGCCTTGGCAATGTCTTTCCCAAGGCGACAGGCGTCGAGGCCTTCTGGGGGCAGCTGCTGGATGGGCGCACCGCCATTCGCGATCTGGGGGACACCCAGGCGCTCCCTGGCTGGTATTACGACGCGGACCCTGCGGCTGCTGATCGGACCTACTGCAAGCACGCTGCGTTGCTGGAGGATCTGAACCTCGACTACCGCAAGTATCGGATCCCGCCCAAGACGTTCCAGGACATGCACAGGACGCAGCTGGCGTTCCTGGAAGCGACGTCGCAAGCGCTTGAGGATTCCAAGGCGCTCATGGCGGGGATCGCTCCTGAACGCGTGAGCTTCGTCCTTGGCTCCCTGGGCGGCGGCCTGCGGCCGGACACCCGGGTCCGGACCCGCCTGCTGGACATGGAGCGCTCCCTCTCTGAATCACAGTCACTGACCGCGCTGGGCCCCGGTGTCGCGGCGGAGGTGCGCGCTTCGGTCGTCCAGCAGCTCGAAGCCGAGATGGCGGGGCTCACCGAGGACGAAGCGATCGCCTCGTTCAGCAGCGTGTGGGTCGGACGGGCGGCGAAGCTCTTCAACCTCCGGGGGCCCCACACCACGGTCGACGCGGGCTACGCCTCCAGCCTCGCCGCCATCCAGACCGCGAGTCACCAGCTCAACTCCGGCGACTGCGACGTGGCACTGGCGGGGGGCTGCAGCCAGCTGCTCACGCCGCATGACCTGGTGGCCTTCAGCAAGCTGGGCGGTCTGGCGGTCTCCTCGCTGACCCCATTCGATCATCGCGCGAACGGGACACTCCTGGGCGAAGGGGTGGGCATCTTCGTCCTGCGCCGGTTGGATGACGCCGTGGCGGCCGGGGAGAGGATCCACGCGGTCATCCGGGGCGTCGGTGCCGCCTCCGACGGCAAGGGCAAGACGTTGCTGGCGCCCAACACCCGGGGCCAGGTGCTGGCGATGCGCCGGGCCTACGAACAGGCGGGCTACGGTCCAGAGGACGTGCAGTACGTGGAGTGCCATGCCACGGGCACCGCCCTGGGCGACCTCACGGAGCTCGCGAGCCTGAAGGAGGTGTTTGGCCGCCAGCAGGCCGCCGGGAGCGTCATGCTGGGTGGGGTCAAGGAGCTGACCGGCCACCTGCAGGCGGCGGCGGGGGCGGCGGGCCTGATGAAGGCCACCCTGGCGCTGTCGCACCGGTTCCTGCCGCCCCAGCACTCGTTCCAGGCCCCCGCGAGAGGAATTGAGTTCGAGGGCACCCCCTTCTACATCTCCACGCAAGGCAAGCCCTGGCCGGCGGTCTCCAGCGGCCCCCGGCGCGCGGGCGTCAGCGCCTTCAGCTTCGGCGGAATCAGCTACCACCTGACCCTGGAGGAGCACGCGCCGGAGTATCACGCGGCGCTCGCCAGGACGCTGCCGGCCTCCGAGTCCGCCGAGCCCATCGCGATTGTCGGCCTGGGCGGCCTCTTCCCAGACGCTCCGAACCCGGAGGCGCTGTGGCGGAACCTGGTGGACAAGCGCTGCGCCATTGCTGGCATCCCACCGGAGCGCGCGCCCATTGCCCGCTACCTGGATCCCACCCGCAAGAGCAAGGTCCGGCCCTACACCGATCTCGCGGGCTCCATCGTGGACGGCACCTGGCCCCAGGAGCGGATCCGGGTTCCGCCCAAGGTCTCGTCGCAGATCGACCGGGGCCACAGCTGGTGCATGAAGGCCGCGCTCCAGGCGCTGGACGACGCGGGCTACACCCCCGGGGCCGTGGATCCCCGGCGCGTGGGCGTCGTGATGGGATACCTGCCGCCCCTGGAGCGTGAGTTCCAGACCCAGGCCCGCGTGTACTACGCGGAGTTCGATGGTCGCCTCGCCGCGCACCTGCGCAAGCGCGGCCTCGATGAGGCGACGGTGGCGCGGATCCGCGCCGAGACGGAGGCGCGCTACAAGAGCGAGCTGCCGCCCATCACCGAGGACACCCTGCTGGGATACCTGGGCAGCCTCTCCTCGAGCCGCATCGCCCACCACCTGGACTTCCAGGGGCCCGCGCTCATGGTGGAGTCCGCCTGCGCCTCCAGCCTGGTCGCGGTGGACGTCGCCATGCACCAGCTGCGCACGGGGGCGTGCGACATGATGCTCGCGGGCGGCATGTATGCGTCATTGGGCGTGGATGCGCTCAGCCAGTGCTGTTCATTCGGGGGCTTGTCGCAGACGGGCTCCTTCCCGTTCGACGCCAGGGCGGATGGCTACATCTCCAGTGAAGGCGCCTCCCTGCTCGTGCTCAAGCGCCTGTCGGATGCGCGGGCCGCGGGGGATCGCATCTACGCGGTGATCCGCGCGGTCGCGGGTGCCACGGATCCGAAGAACGCCTCCATCTGGGCGCCCGGTGTGGAGGGACAGGTGCAGGCGGTCCGACGCGCGGTGGAGAAGGCGGGCGTGTCCGCCTCCGACATCCAGTACGTGGAAGGACACGGCACGGGCACCCCTGTCGGCGACCCCATCGAGGTGGAGACCTATCAAACGGTCTATGGCGAGGCGGCGCGGGGCGCGAAGATCTTCCTGGGGTCCATCAAGTCCAACATCGGTCACCTGAACTCCGGGGCGGGCGCCGCCGCCCTCACCAAGGTCGCGCTGGCCCTGCACCGCAAACAGATCCCCCCGAACCTGGGCTTCGAGCGTCCCAACCCCCGCATCCCCTGGGACCGCATTCCGTTCCAGGTGCCCACGGAGGTTGCGGCCTGGGACGTGCCCGTCAACGGGGTGCGAAGGGCGGGGGTGTCCTCGTTCGGGCTGGGGGGAACGAGCTTCCACGCCATCGTGGAGGAGTGCCCGCTGGATGCCGTGCCGCGAGCCCCCCGGGTGACCACGGTGGAGGAGCCCGAGCGTCCTCCCTTCCTGCACCTGTGCGGCGCCAGCGCGACGGACATCCTCCAGCAGGTGGACGGGCTGCTCCTGAAGCTGGAGCGGGAACCCCTGGCGGACGTCCGGAGGCCCTTGGGGCGCACGGAGGCGCCCTGCCGGTTCGCCATGACGCTGCCGAAGGGGCAGCCCGCCAGCAAGGCGCTGGAGCGTGCCCGGCGGCTCCTGGCTGGCACCGGGGCGCCGAGCCTCCCAGAGCAGGGCATCTTCTTTTACGACACCCGGGACCCCCGGCAGCTGCACGCGGGGAAGGTGGCGGTGGTCTTCCCGGGCCAGGGGCCGCAGTACGTGAACATGCTCCGGGAGCTGGCCGCGCAGTACCCGGTGGTGAGCAGGACGCTCGCGGAGGCGGATGCGGCCTTCGAGAGCATCGCCGGACGCCGCCTGTCCGACACCTTCTGGGCGCCTCCGGGGACCGAGGGCACGCACCGGCAGGATGACGACACGGCGCATGCGGCCGTCTTCCTGGCGAACGTGGCGCTCTTCCGGTTGATCCGCTCGTGGGGCATCCGGGTGGATGTCCTGTTGGGGCAGAGCGCTGGCGAGTACGCGTCGCTGGTCGCCAGCGGGATGCTGTCCTTCGAGCAGGCGCTGGGCGCCATCTACCAGCGCACCCTCACGGTCACCCGGCTGCCCATGGCCTCTCCCGGCCTGATGGCCAGCATCAGCGGTGACTTCGACAGGCTGGAGGGCGTGCTCCGGGAAGCCCCGGGATACGCCACCGTGGCCGCGCGCAACGCGCCGGGGCAGGGCATCGTCGCGGGAGAGACCCCGGCGGTTGAATACGTCCTCCGGTGGTGCGCCGCGAACGGGTTCGAAGCCAGGGCCCTGCCGGTGTCCCACGCCTACCATACCCAGCTCATCGCGAAGGCGGTCCCGCCCTTCAGGGCGGAGCTGGAGCGGCTCACCTGGAACGCGTCCCAGCTGCCCGTCCTCTCCAGCGTGCACGGTCGCTACTACCCGTCCCAGGTGCAGCCGCGCTTCATGGCGCGCCACCTGGCATTGCAATACGTGCTGCCCCTCCAGTTCAGCCAGCACGTCCAGCAGCTCCACGACGACGGGGTTCGCATCTTCATCGAGTCCGGACCCAAGTGGTCCCTGACTGCTTTCATCCAGGCAACGCTCAAAGGCAGACCGTACATGGCGCAAGCAAGCACCCATCCCAAGACGGGCGAGACCGAGCAGTTTCACCGCTTGCTGGCCTTCAGCC